CAATAAAATCACATTCGCCTGTTTTATCCGCAAAATAAAAAATATCCCGCGTCCGCCGCCGCAGTTCATTAAAGACAAAGTTTTCTAGCAGCCCGCCCAAATCGGGAGTAAACGAAATGGAAACGGAGCGCAGCAAACCGGTGTCGCCGACATACAATTTTTTGGGCGCTAGATTCTGTTTTTTTACCGACCAGGCAAAACGCGGTACCAGTTGCAGCAGATAAGCTTCTTCAAAATAAGACAGATATTCCAGCAGCGTGGTGTGCGAGCGCAGGCCGATCATGCCGGTCAATTTGCTGGGGGAAACCAAATGCGCCGCATTGGAAACCAGATAAACAAAAAGCCGCTTCAGGGAAGCCACATCCCGCAGGCCATAACGCACCGCTATATCGCGGTACAAAATATCCTGCTGCAGCTGGTTTAAGACTTCCGGTCTTTTAGTTTTTAGATACTCGGGAAAACCGCCGGATTGCAAATATTGATCCAGCGACCTCACTCCGGCTGGCCGTCCGGCAAAACGCAAAAATTCCCGATAAGAAAACGGGAATAATTCTTTGGTGATATGCCGCCCGGTCAATTTTGTGCCAAGTTCGCGGCTGAGCAAGGCGGCATTGGAGCCGGTCAGCAGCGTCTGAAAACCCTCGTCCAGCTTCTGCCGTACATAGGCTTCCCAGCGCGGCGCCATTTGAATTTCATCCAACAGCAATGTTTTGACACCGGACTCCAAGATCAAACTATCCAGCAGCGGAAAATCCCGCGTCGTAAAATCCGCCAGACGCAGGTCGTCAAAATTCAGATAAAAATACTTGCTCCGCAGCTGGCGCGCAAACTGCCGCAGGAGCGTGCTTTTGCCGCAACGGCGAATGCCGGTAATGATCAGGGCATAGGCCTGTATGTCCGGCAGATCCGGCAGAATATCCCGCGGCAGTTCCGCTGTCCGTTTGTCTATCTGCGCTCTCTGTGTCCGAATAACTTCGCGTAAATCTGTCAATTGCATAACAGAATTATACCAGATTTTCTAATAATAGGCCATTAGTAATGGCATATATATGCCATTACTAATGGCCTACTTTGCCAGCCAGCCAGTTCGCAAAAATAAATTTAACTGTATCGAGAATTGATTTTACCGCTGATACTTTACCGGCGCGCCGTCACGCTCCAGCGACTGCTGGGCAGCCAGCAGGGTCTTGAGCACGCGCATACTGTTCGCGCCGCCGCTGCGCACCGGCGCGCCTTTTTCACAGGCGGCAAGGAAATGCAGACACTCCTCGCGCAAGGGCTCGACTTCCGGACACTCCAGAACTTCCGCGCCTTCATCTATATAAGCAAAACGTTCATGCTCAAATTTTTTGCCCGGGTCATACGCGACACGCTTTTTGATAAATTGCACTTTGCCGTCCGCGGCCAGCTCGTCCATAATCAGCATGCCTTTTGTTCCGACCGCGATGGCCTTGCGGTCTTTGTACGGGTCAAGCCAGCTATTGTGAATATGCGCAATCTTGCCGGACGCAAATTTTATGGCCGTGAACACGACTTCGGCGGTTTTCTGCGGATAGAACCGCGCGGCCTGCGCGGAGATCACGGACGGCTGCTCGTCCAGCAAATAATACACCACCGAAATATCGTGCGTGCCCAGATCCCAGAGCACATTGCTCTCAAAGCGGATCGCGCCGAGACCCGTCCGTCGGCAGTATACCTGCTGCAATTCGCCGATCAGCCCATCCCGCACGGCCTGCCGCACGCGGTTGACGGCGCCGTGATAGAGCAGCAAATGACCTTCCATTAAAATCTTATTTTTTGCCGCGGCCAAATCTAGCAAGTCCTGCAGATCCTGCTGCTGGAGAACTATCGGCTTTTCGATATAGACATGTTTTCCAGACTCTAAAACCTTTTTGCCAATGGCAAA
The sequence above is a segment of the Candidatus Margulisiibacteriota bacterium genome. Coding sequences within it:
- a CDS encoding ATP-binding protein, encoding MQLTDLREVIRTQRAQIDKRTAELPRDILPDLPDIQAYALIITGIRRCGKSTLLRQFARQLRSKYFYLNFDDLRLADFTTRDFPLLDSLILESGVKTLLLDEIQMAPRWEAYVRQKLDEGFQTLLTGSNAALLSRELGTKLTGRHITKELFPFSYREFLRFAGRPAGVRSLDQYLQSGGFPEYLKTKRPEVLNQLQQDILYRDIAVRYGLRDVASLKRLFVYLVSNAAHLVSPSKLTGMIGLRSHTTLLEYLSYFEEAYLLQLVPRFAWSVKKQNLAPKKLYVGDTGLLRSVSISFTPDLGGLLENFVFNELRRRTRDIFYFADKTGECDFIVDPHGSSPLCVQVCLELTLDNRDREINGLLAALDFFKSKRGLIITKDTRDIVLRGGRRIEVVPAWDKRVLALLSNSLK
- a CDS encoding Gfo/Idh/MocA family oxidoreductase is translated as MVNVAQIGIGRWGKNLLRNHYQLGSLKLACELDQNNIDAALKLYPDLKITQNIDDVLQNPSIDAVVIATPAATHFAIGKKVLESGKHVYIEKPIVLQQQDLQDLLDLAAAKNKILMEGHLLLYHGAVNRVRQAVRDGLIGELQQVYCRRTGLGAIRFESNVLWDLGTHDISVVYYLLDEQPSVISAQAARFYPQKTAEVVFTAIKFASGKIAHIHNSWLDPYKDRKAIAVGTKGMLIMDELAADGKVQFIKKRVAYDPGKKFEHERFAYIDEGAEVLECPEVEPLREECLHFLAACEKGAPVRSGGANSMRVLKTLLAAQQSLERDGAPVKYQR